The Paenibacillus mucilaginosus 3016 genome includes the window GGTTCAGGGAAAAAAGTATCATGTGGAATAACGGAATAAAAACTCGAATAAAGTTCTATATAGAGGTCGAACGCCGCGGCCTCTTGCCCAGCTGACGGTGGATAAGTTGGATAGTTGGACCAGTTGTCAGCAGCGCGCCCATGTGAGTGCCTCCTTACCAAAGAAGCTCCCAGGCCAAATTGCCTGGGGGCTTCTTTGTTGTCTCAGATATCCTGGCAGCCTTTTTTCGCTCAAGGAGGAATAGAAACTGAGTCTCATCATGTGTGCACATCGCAGTCATACGTGAGCATAAAAAAAATGGCTACGCTCCAATGAAGCCGATGGAGGGTAGCCATTTTTTATTTAAGCGAACAAAGAAGGCGTTATCTGACAAGTAAGGAGTTGTATGACACGCGGCTGCTACTTATACGGATAGTTATCTCAGTTTACCTGCTATTCGCGAGTTCTTTTCGTTTTGGTGCTAGTGGAGGTTGTTCTAACCATTGGTTCTCCGTCATTAAGTCAAACCAATCTTTTGTAACTGCCAGGTTTTTTATTATAATCTTTTCATACTGAACTATAAGGTCTGCTCGCATTGCTGACGCAAGTCCTGCTCCATGATAAGCTTGTGACGTTTGTACCAAAAACCCCATGTGGTACAGCATTAGTTTATCTGAGAAAGGGGAATCTGTTGAGCTAGTAATTTCAGTTTCCCAAGAACTTGGTACAGGCAAGTTATCGTCCCGTAAGATGTTGCTTAAATTCCGAATCTGTTCCTCAGAGGTTTCTTGTGTTGATGTTAAAAATTTCCTCACACTTTCTGATCGGGTAACTTGGCTAAACGCAATAGAAAGAGTCTTCTCGAGAATTTTCTTTTTAATATTAAATGAAAGGCTGATAATCTCAGTAGCGGCTAATGGACGTCTTTCTCCAAAGAATCCGTCTAGAAATCTTTTTTTCTGAACATACTCAGGACTTTCTTCTGGAAAAAAATAAGGGTCTCTTTGAAAAAGTCCTTTTTCAAGTAGTAGATCAATGGTTTTATCATACATTTTCTTTCCATCATCGTCACATATATTATAAAATTGGCGCAAATCCTTCCTGACAGAAGCAGATAGTGAAGTTACATGCCCCAACAAACCATGGAGAGTCATGACATGCAAGTACTGCAAGCAGAAGGTGTCTGAAAATAATCTTTTAGACCCTTCATTAAGGTCGTGATCGTTGAAACCAATTGGTACGGGAAAGCCTTCCTTTTCAAGAAAATTTGATATTTCGTTTTTTTGTTTTTCGAATGTCTTTATCGCTTCGTCAAAGATTGTTTTTATTTTCATATCCTCTATGATGCTGTACATGTATTTGTTTATAACATGAACAGCCGTTCCGTTAACAAACTCCCCCCACAATGTGCCAACTTCAGCTGAGGTTAATTTTAAACTATTCATAATAAAAACTCCTCGTAAGGTCTGGTTTTTGTTTTTATTATTATTTGTCAAATGGATGAGAATTTATCAATTTTCTCATTGAATCGTGCACTGCATTGTAATTGAATCGCAGGCGCAGTAGCTCAATTTTATGGTTGGGCAAGGATTAAAAACTGAGTGGGATCATATACATAGGTCATCACAATTCATCACCTATAACTTAGGTGTACTGAAGAATGTGCGCCCCTATAAGTCATAGGTGAGAACACAAAAAGGGACACTCTCCGACGCAGGAGATGTCCCTCTTTTTCATAAAATAAAACTAATTTGTGCAGTGCATAAATTGTTATCAACCTATGCTCGAACGTTTCGGCATATAAAAAATGCAGTTATATTTATGAGGAATAACGTTCTTCAAATTGCTTATTAATAGCCTTCGCAAAATTGTAGATTGAATCTTTTTGTTGGACGATAGAAATTCCGACTCCGGTACGAGTAGAGCGGGATTTATTAATCTCCCCGGAGTCAACCCAAAAGTAGATCCGGTAAAGCGGTTGATCGTATTCTTTAGCGATCTCAGCTTTAATTTCAGCAATTGTAATTGAAAATGCCGGTTCAGTTGAGTCCCAGGGACTATGTTGCAAAATATACTCCCAGTGATCTGAAAGAAGTGACGTAAAGCTTCTTACATCGTCACACAAAACTGATAAATCAAAAGATAGTTGCTGTGCTCCAAAAGTGAACTTTACTTCTACTTTGCATGCAACTTCGTCTATATGTTCAGTAACATTGAAGTTTAATGATGTACCGGATGCCGAATATCCATAATCCTTTAAACAAGGCATGATTAAACTCTCCTTTTTGAGGAAAGTTTACCATCTCCAATTGCTATTTACAAATTTTTGTGCGATTTCATTGAATTCTGGCTTGTATATAGTTGAAATGTTCTTCGTATTACCTACGAACACAACAACAATATTTTGGTTCTGATCCCAAATGGCCCGAGCTCTACTAAACTGATCCATCATTTTTCTTCCATTTGTAATGGCATTTGCTACTTGATCGGTTGTAATTTGACGTTCATTTGCTCTTTGAATTGCATGTGCAGTGAACGTAACCGTAGCCTGTGCAATTCTACTTGCAATAATCCTGGCGCATGTAGCAGCAATAAAATAAACAATTGGGGCAAATTTAGGGCCGATTGTTTTACTTGGCGTAAAAGTTACCGGAAGTCTAGCAGTTTTAATAGAATTCCAGAAATGTGCCTTTTCTTCCACGCTTAAAGCATTATATAAACCTTGAAGGTTTTTATCTTGCTTTAAGTAGTTGTCCGTATCAAAAATATATCTGTTAAACTGATTATAATCTAAATTCGATACATACGAGGACAATTTTTGAGCGTTACTTGCAGTCTCTTGAATTGTATACGAGTTTTGTGCATTAGCAAAGGTAGGCAAAGCCACGCTAGCTATCATAGCAAAAGCAATACAACCACTAATTATTTTTCCGTATCTCATCGTTGGAAATACCTCCCATATTTTTAGTACGTCTAGGATGTTAACATGAAAACCAAAACTTGTAAATAAAATAAAATAATTTGTTATTTGCTAAATAATGTGATATTTTTATGGAGTTTCCTGTAAATTCTGAGTGAAGGAGTTTTTTATGCTGCTGAAGTTTAGACAACAAAAAGATAACATGTCTACTCAAAACATGTGGGAGGATTGGCAAGATTTTAGGAATTCATTTGGTAGCACACTGTTAAAAATAAACGAATTGCTTACTATAAATAGAGGTCGTGTTTTACTTCTTGGGGCTGGGAATGGTAACGATGTCCCAATTGAGATAATAGAGGAAATGTTTGAAGAAATTGTCCTAGTAGACATTGATTCAGAAGCTCTATCTAGATTCATTTCAAAAACTGGCAATTCAAAAAAATATACTTGCATAGAAGCAGACTTATCAGGAATCGGACATCTAATTCCAGATTTAAAACACAAATCAGAAAGACATATTATCGAATTATTAGAATCCATTAACTATGAGCCTTTATGGGTTAAGAAAATTACTGGGAAATTCGATTGTGTAATTAATTGCCATTATACGTCTCAATTAATAGCACCAATTTTTATGAGTCGATTTGATAATCGAGTAACATATCCAAGTCGCAAATACTTGCTATCTCTATCTAATTGTTCTAAACGTGTATTGGGAGGGCTTTTTCGAGATATACATCTCGTAATGTCAGATGGAGGCATATTTATACACTCAACTGATGTTTTTGAAGTCAGTTTCAATTCAAATGGGAAAAGCCACCCTGGTTCCAGTGAGATATTAAAAGCCACAGGTGGTGACTTACAAAAAGTCGGCGAAATTGTATCATTATATGATGAATTGATGAAGAAGGGATATCATGTTACTGGAAGTGAGTACCCCGATAATTTGAAGGATATTTTTGAGCATTTCGTCATGTTTATTAATCCTTGGACATTTATAGATTCTGATATAGAAAAAAAGACGTATATTGTTTTTACTGATGCTTTTCGTAAAAAATAAATGTAACATCGAATGAAGCAATTAGCTGCCAGCTGCCGATCCGGCAGCCTTTTTTATGCTCAGGAAAGATTAAAGATTTAGCTCCTTCATAATATATAGGTCATCACACCACATGACCGATAACTATAGTGTGCTGAAGAATATACGCACATATAAGTAAAACATAAAAAAAGGGATACCCTCCAGAGGTGTGGAGGTATCCCTCTTGATAATGTAGATTAGATTCTAACGGGAGTACATTTCCCCAGAACTAAGGCTAATGGCGAGAACCCTTGAGGCAAAGCCACCAGCTCCAGTGCTCAGGTAGACCGTGTTAGATTCCAAAATACACCGCTGAACTGATTCTGAGATAATATAACTCGACCAGTATTTCCATCTATGTCAAGATACCAGTTTTTATATGGACTGTTCCCCTGGTTTTGCAGGGTAACTATTCCGTTTCCATGGTTAGATACTCTCCAAAATACACCGCTGAACTGATTCTGAGATAAAATGACTTGACCTGTATTTCCATCAATATCAAGATACCAGTTTTTGTAGTGACTATTACCTTGGTTTTGAATAGTAACTATTCCGTTTCCATGGTTAGTTAGACTCCAAAATACACCGCTGAACTGATTCTCAGAAAGGATGACCCGGCCAGTATTTCCATCAATATCAAGATACCAATTTTTATATGGACTGTTGCCTTGATTTTGGAGAGTAACGTTATATTGTCGAGTTGGTATTAAGACCTGCGATGGATAGTAAGGATATTGTTCACCATCATTATTATAGATCGGATAATCGCGATCTTGAGGATGTGTATAATCACCGTACCAACAACTGCATGGGTAGAAGTTCCGAGGGTAAGGGTGCGTATAAAGGGCGTAATTAGGATCGTATAAATTAAAGTTCAACTTAATTCATTCCCTTCGTTCGTTTGATATTATCCTATGTCGATTCAGTAAAATTGGTTGCTTGCCTAGAAAAAAGGACATAAATTTGCTTAGGCAAGCTGCTTTCAGGTTATATCCCCTAAGGTACAGATATTTTCCTTCAATAGCCACACAGCTGTGCTGTTCGCCTTTGTCTGTCGGTGCTTCTTGAGCTAATGGATTAAGTTAGTTCATTAATGCATTCGGCAGCCGGATATGGTCCGGCTGTCTTTTTCCAATTAATGAGGTTAAAAAGTGAGTACCATCATATACATAGGTCATCACACCATATCACCTATAACTTGAGTGTACTGAAGAATATGCGCACATCGAAGTTATATATAAAAAGGGATGTTCTCCAGCCGACTTGGTGGAGTGCATCCCTTTTTACATGTTTGATGATTAAGTTATTCTGCTTTTCTTCCTTCCAAGTATTCTCCGATTGAGATAAATCAAGTTAATCCAGCTGGGAGTTTTTTTGTCACGTTCTTTGCTGTTTGAGGCGGTTTTCATTTTTTCAAACAAGGAGGTTAGTAGGTATGCTCCCTCAAAAAGAACTAGATAAATGAGGAAGATAATAATGTAATTTACCCATTTGTATTTTTCGAATAAACCACTTAATACTAATAATGGTTTGAAGCCAAAACCAAACGCCAGTGCTGTCAGAAAGGCATATAGGTGAAAATTCTTCCTTCGCTTAAGTGTCCATTGAAATACGAACATAATTGCAATAGGAATTAAAGATGCGTCCAGAGAGACACTGGGAAGAAAGGGAAGAACTTGATACGGATATCCCCATAACCCATATCGGATGCCAAATGCATCCGTGTAGGCAAATAGTACATGAGTAGCGAATCCAAAAAAAGCAATTTTATAAATCATCGTACGATCAATAAATTTGTATAATAAAGCAAGTGGGACAATCAACATAGCCAGAATAGTCCAAAATTGCCAGGTGTTAATATTTGAGTAGATAAGCCAATAATCAACGCCCTGACGAGTAATCACCTCTTGGCCAGCAACTAATTTACGAAAATAATCGGCTTGTGTCTGTGTCATCCTAATCCCCCTGCTATTCTTTTGGGTCTGTTAATTTTAGGATGTACAAAATATAAAGAAAAATGCGAAAGTATATGTCATTGGTAAATTCCTCGCCTGCTTCTCGTTTCGCATAAAAAAGGGTTACTCTCCAGATGATGAGTCCGAGAGCAGCCCTTTTTTTGAGCGGAGATGATGTTTTAGCATATTCCTTACTAACTTCCAGTCAGCCACTAATATTAAGAAAAGAACAGGATATAGCAGCCCAGAATACCACCATTTCCAACCGTTATAATAAATCATACCACTCGGGAGAGCTATAAATATCTCATAGAGAATTGAAAACAGAGACCAAGCTATGATGTAAAATAATTTTATTAATACACTCCTATTAACCGGAAAATAGTTTAAAAAAAGAGTGCTGATACAGGGGCCAATTATATAAACGATTACATACCCGCCAATGTCAACACCCGGCTGAAAATAGCCATATAATTTAAACTGTAAATTGAGCGAGAAATCGCTAGTTGCATTCAGCAAAAAGGCAAATAAAGAAGTACAGTAGTATTCAATCAGAGATAATTTTTTTGGCATAGCAACAATAATTGCAATTAAGATTATTACAGTAATACCTAAAGCCATCATAAGAAATTGTTCAGCTCCTAAAAAAACCGTGATTACTATATAATACCCAAATTCAAAAAAATTTGTTTTTCTTCGCTCAATGAGGGATTCAAAGCGGAGTATCATCATATACATAGGTCATCGTACCACATCACCTATAATTTGAATGTACTAAAGAATTCGCCCACCTGGAGATGATCGCCACCATGGTCTACAAGCTCACCAAGGATGCGACCGTGGAGCAGCTGAGGGCTGCCGGTCTGGATGATCATTACGCGAACCATGACCGGGCGCTGTTCTACCAGAACGCCTCGGGTGTGCCGTGGACGGCGGCCTATATCCAGGCGAAGGGAGACCCGATCGCGGACCTGTATGAGGATATCGCGGCGGAGGAGAAGGCAAGGGCCACGTACCAATGGCTCATCGACCTCACGGATGACGTAGACCTGCAGGACGGCCTGAAGTTTCTGCGCGAGCGGGAAGTCGTTCATTCCCTGCGCTTCCGGGAAGCGGTGGAGATTCTGAAGGCGGAGCAGGGGGCCAAAAAAATCTTCTAATTGTACAGGGGGAAGAGAAGTGGAAGGAATCGCTTCAATCACTGAACTGAAGACGAGAGCGCTGGAACAGCTTCGGGGCAACTGGTTCAAAGCGGCGGTTGTGACGCTGATCGTCGTGGGCTTGTCGCTCCTTGTTTCCGAAATCCCCAAGGTCGGTTCCCTGATCAGCCTGCTGATCTCCGGGCCGATCTCCTGGGGATCGGCTTACTTTTTCCTGCGCCTGCGGCGCGGGGAGGGGGCGTCCATCGAGGACATCTTACAGGGATTCGTACGGTTCGTGCCAGCACTGGTACTGTATCTGCTCACCACGCTGTTCGTGCTGCTGTGGATGCTGCTGCTGATCGTACCGGGCATTGTCGCCGCGCTGAGCTATTCGATGGCTTACTACATCCGGATTGACGAACCGGAGCTTTCGGCAATGGAAGCGCTTCGCCGGAGCAAGGAGATGATGAAGGGCCACAGATGGCGCTTTTTTGTCCTGGGCTTGAGCTTCATTGGCTGGATTCTGCTGGCCGTGGTTACCGCCGGCATCGGATTTTTGTGGGTGGGGCCTTATATGTCGGTGACCAGCGCCAATTTCTATACGAACCTGAAGGCATCGCAAATCCATGGGTAGGGTAAGGTAAGGTAAGGTTAGGTTAGGTTAGGTTAGGAAGGCATAATCAGTGGGAAAAAAGGTCTTCTTTCGCCCGCCACTCGCAAGCGGCCGCGGATGAAGACCTTTTGGTGTGCGTCCATGGGAGAGAACAAAAAGAAAAAGCCGCCCGGGAAGAGCGGCCGGCAGGTTCGAAGCTGCTAGGTTTGGATGACGATCGCATGAAGCGAGCGGCTCTCGGCGGTGACGCTTCCTACGTTGACGGCATTGATAATCTGAATGGTGATGGTATAGACATGGGTGCCCGGGGGAGGAACATCCGCCCAGATGATCACAGGCTCCTCATCTTGGGGAAAGGCGACGCCGACCTGCTTGGAGCCTCCTCCGGCGACATGGACATCGGTAATCAAGTCCCCGTTTCGCCTTAAGCGCTGGATCAGCTCGTAGGAGAACGTGGTGCCTGAGGTGGAGGAAACCTGATCCACCTCGGTGTGCGCGTTGATCTGTACAAGCTGACCCGGGAGTGTGGTGACGGTTAAGGTGTTCACTATCGTTTCGGTGCCTGGGGTAACCGGTAAGGTGGTCGTGAGCTGATTAAAAGAGAAGGAGGTGCCCGGACCTGTCGCTCCGGTTACACCGGTGGGTCCGATGGGCCCGGTGGCTCCCGTAGGCCCAGTCGTACCTGTAGCGCCTGTCGGCCCCGTGGGACCCGTCGCCCCGGCCGGCCCGATGGGACCTACAGCCCCGGTGCCGCCTGTAGGCCCCGTCGACCCGGTGGCTCCCGTCGGGCCGACTGCGCCGGTGGCTCCTGTGGGTCCGATCGGTCCTACAGGCCCGGTATCGCCCGTGGGACCCGTCGCCCCGGTAGCGCCTGTGGGTCCCGCCGGGCCGGTCGCCCCCGCCGGTCCGATCGGCCCGACGGCGCCGGTGTCTCCCGTGGGCCCCGTGGTCCCGGTAGCACCCGTAGCGCCTGCAGCGCCCGTGGCTCCGGTGGCCCCGATCGGCCCGACGGCGCCGGTATCGCCTGCCGGCCCCGTGGCCCCGGTGGCCCCCGTCGGCCCAGTCGCTCCCGTGGCCCCTGTGGGCCCGATGGGCCCAACGGCGCCGGTATCGCCCGCCGGCCCCGTGGCCCCGGTGGCCCCCGTCGGCCCGGTCGCACCGGTCGCCCCGGCCGGTCCGATAGGGCCAACCGCGCCGGTATCGCCTGTGGGCCCGGTGCTGCCGGTGGCCCCTGTTGCACCGGTCGCTCCGGTGGCTCCGGTGAGTCCAACCGGCCCTGTAGGCCCCGTATCCCCCGCGGGGCCCATCGGCCCGGTCGCGCCTGTGGCTCCGGTCGCTCCGGTGTCCCCGGTGAGTCCAACCGGTCCGGTCGGTCCGGTATCGCCCGTGGCTCCCGTAGCACCGGTCGCGCCTGTGGCTCCGACTGCCCCCGTAGCCCCCGTGGGTCCAACCGGCCCGGTCGCTCCGGTATCCCCGACGGGTCCCGTGGCCCCCGTGGCCCCGGTGGGTCCGGCAGGACCGATGTCCCCTGCGGGCCCGGTTGGACCGGTATCTCCGGTGGCCCCTGCAGGCCCTGTCGCTCCTGTGGCTCCAGGAGCTCCGGTCGCCCCCGTGGAGCCGGTTGATCCCGTCGGACCGGTATCCCCGGTTGTGCCGGTGGCCCCTGTCGCTCCGGTCGCTCCGACTGCACCGGTAGCTCCTGTGGGGCCTACTGGCCCCGTAGGGCCGATATGGCCGGTCGGACCTGTGGCGCCTGTGGCCCCCGTGGGCCCGGAGGCTCCCGCAGCGCCCGTAGTTCCAGCGGGGCCAGCAGGCCCGGTTGGACCTGTCGCCCCCGCCGCCCCTGTGGGTCCGGCGGCCCCGGTCGGACCGGCAAGTCCGCTGGCGATCCCGCGGATGATGAACACATCGTCCACCGCGGCGCCCAGACTGCCCGCCCGGGCGATCTTGCTGACCACCACTACCGCTCGAGCGGCCGCCGGAGAGCTGCCAACCGTACCGTTGATCGCCGCCCAAGGGGACAGCCCCTTCTCAAAGCTTGGATTGGTAATCAAATTCGTAAAATTGACCGACATTGCTTCACCCCCTGAAGTAAGTTATGGAGGACAGAAGCCCCTTGACTGTACCCTTGCACTAAGCCCATAAAAAATGATGGGTTGTCTTTTTTAGGGTCATACTAAGGGAACATGTTCCTCAGCCGGAGCCGTGGGACAAGGTCTTTATTCGGGTGTGCCGGGAGTGCGGCGATCGGATGAAGGCCTTTTTGGAATGGCGGATCCGAGCAGTCGTATTCTAAAGAATTCTTAATATAAAATTTACAAAAATTGTTTATCCTAGAGGATAGTGATGTGAACCGGCGGGAACGAGAAAGGAGGGGAGCGGCCTATTCATATCGCGGTGACTTTGGTGACGCTGGCCTGTTTTCTCCGCGTCAAGGGATGGAAGGATTTGGACCGGTTTCATTCCACGGTGCTTTATATGATCAGTGCGAATGTGCTGTATTTTGTATTTACGACGAATTATCTGCTCTGGGCTTTCGTCCCTGACGTGCCGCTGTATCCCATCCTGAATGAGCTGCTCTACACCTTGATCGTGTTTCCCTGCTCGGTTGTTCTCTTTTTGAAGGGGTGCCCGGAGGAGAAAGGACTGCCGGTTTGGCACTACCTCAAATGGGTCGCTTTTTTCGCCGTTCCGGAAGCACTCTACGCCTACACGGGGCACATTGCTTATGGGCACGGCTGGAGCTGGGGGTGGTCCGCCGCTTTCGATCTCATGATGTTTCCGATGCTCTGGCTGCATTCCCGGCGGCCGGTGCTGGCCTATGTCCTGTCGGTCGGCATCACGACGCTGCTGCTGCTCCTCTTCCGTGTGCCGCTCGCCGGTCTGATGGAATTCGACGGCGCCACATCGGGCGGCCCCGATTGGTTTACATTGACAAGTCCCCTCTCCGCATGGTTCTATGAAGGTTGAGACCTGCAGCGGTTAGCCTGGCGAGCCGACTAACGTACAAGGGGGACGCAAGAATGACGGCGAGAACGATGCCGGAAGCCATGATA containing:
- a CDS encoding CBO0543 family protein, with protein sequence MMILRFESLIERRKTNFFEFGYYIVITVFLGAEQFLMMALGITVIILIAIIVAMPKKLSLIEYYCTSLFAFLLNATSDFSLNLQFKLYGYFQPGVDIGGYVIVYIIGPCISTLFLNYFPVNRSVLIKLFYIIAWSLFSILYEIFIALPSGMIYYNGWKWWYSGLLYPVLFLILVADWKLVRNMLKHHLRSKKGLLSDSSSGE
- a CDS encoding CBO0543 family protein, translated to MTQTQADYFRKLVAGQEVITRQGVDYWLIYSNINTWQFWTILAMLIVPLALLYKFIDRTMIYKIAFFGFATHVLFAYTDAFGIRYGLWGYPYQVLPFLPSVSLDASLIPIAIMFVFQWTLKRRKNFHLYAFLTALAFGFGFKPLLVLSGLFEKYKWVNYIIIFLIYLVLFEGAYLLTSLFEKMKTASNSKERDKKTPSWINLIYLNRRILGRKKSRIT
- a CDS encoding DUF975 family protein, with the protein product MEGIASITELKTRALEQLRGNWFKAAVVTLIVVGLSLLVSEIPKVGSLISLLISGPISWGSAYFFLRLRRGEGASIEDILQGFVRFVPALVLYLLTTLFVLLWMLLLIVPGIVAALSYSMAYYIRIDEPELSAMEALRRSKEMMKGHRWRFFVLGLSFIGWILLAVVTAGIGFLWVGPYMSVTSANFYTNLKASQIHG
- a CDS encoding collagen-like protein, with product MSVNFTNLITNPSFEKGLSPWAAINGTVGSSPAAARAVVVVSKIARAGSLGAAVDDVFIIRGIASGLAGPTGAAGPTGAAGATGPTGPAGPAGTTGAAGASGPTGATGATGPTGHIGPTGPVGPTGATGAVGATGATGATGTTGDTGPTGSTGSTGATGAPGATGATGPAGATGDTGPTGPAGDIGPAGPTGATGATGPVGDTGATGPVGPTGATGAVGATGATGATGATGDTGPTGPVGLTGDTGATGATGATGPMGPAGDTGPTGPVGLTGATGATGATGATGSTGPTGDTGAVGPIGPAGATGATGPTGATGATGPAGDTGAVGPIGPTGATGATGPTGATGATGPAGDTGAVGPIGATGATGAAGATGATGTTGPTGDTGAVGPIGPAGATGPAGPTGATGATGPTGDTGPVGPIGPTGATGAVGPTGATGSTGPTGGTGAVGPIGPAGATGPTGPTGATGTTGPTGATGPIGPTGVTGATGPGTSFSFNQLTTTLPVTPGTETIVNTLTVTTLPGQLVQINAHTEVDQVSSTSGTTFSYELIQRLRRNGDLITDVHVAGGGSKQVGVAFPQDEEPVIIWADVPPPGTHVYTITIQIINAVNVGSVTAESRSLHAIVIQT
- a CDS encoding DUF4258 domain-containing protein, whose amino-acid sequence is MRYGKIISGCIAFAMIASVALPTFANAQNSYTIQETASNAQKLSSYVSNLDYNQFNRYIFDTDNYLKQDKNLQGLYNALSVEEKAHFWNSIKTARLPVTFTPSKTIGPKFAPIVYFIAATCARIIASRIAQATVTFTAHAIQRANERQITTDQVANAITNGRKMMDQFSRARAIWDQNQNIVVVFVGNTKNISTIYKPEFNEIAQKFVNSNWRW
- a CDS encoding CBO0543 family protein, yielding MDRFHSTVLYMISANVLYFVFTTNYLLWAFVPDVPLYPILNELLYTLIVFPCSVVLFLKGCPEEKGLPVWHYLKWVAFFAVPEALYAYTGHIAYGHGWSWGWSAAFDLMMFPMLWLHSRRPVLAYVLSVGITTLLLLLFRVPLAGLMEFDGATSGGPDWFTLTSPLSAWFYEG
- a CDS encoding DUF3231 family protein translates to MNSLKLTSAEVGTLWGEFVNGTAVHVINKYMYSIIEDMKIKTIFDEAIKTFEKQKNEISNFLEKEGFPVPIGFNDHDLNEGSKRLFSDTFCLQYLHVMTLHGLLGHVTSLSASVRKDLRQFYNICDDDGKKMYDKTIDLLLEKGLFQRDPYFFPEESPEYVQKKRFLDGFFGERRPLAATEIISLSFNIKKKILEKTLSIAFSQVTRSESVRKFLTSTQETSEEQIRNLSNILRDDNLPVPSSWETEITSSTDSPFSDKLMLYHMGFLVQTSQAYHGAGLASAMRADLIVQYEKIIIKNLAVTKDWFDLMTENQWLEQPPLAPKRKELANSR